The following are from one region of the Paenibacillus sabinae T27 genome:
- a CDS encoding SDR family NAD(P)-dependent oxidoreductase — MDLKQKIALVTGGGTGIGRAASLMLAERGAAVVVNYSRSRPEAEETIRRINDQGGWAIAVQADVSRDNEVRAMIETIVQQFGTVDVLVNNASITKHIPIDDLEAVTGGTWDELFDVNVKGMFYCARAVAPHMKKNKQGAIVNLGSIAGQTGLGSSLPYAVSKAAVHGLTKSLARALAPDIRVNCVVPGAVATRWWAGREEQMRRLAPHLLLQRISTPEDIASMICTVLEQEAMTGQILTVDSGQTL; from the coding sequence ATGGATTTGAAGCAGAAAATAGCCCTTGTTACGGGCGGCGGCACGGGGATTGGCAGAGCGGCAAGCCTTATGCTGGCCGAGCGGGGAGCAGCTGTTGTCGTCAATTATTCACGCTCCAGACCGGAGGCGGAGGAAACCATCCGCCGGATTAACGATCAGGGCGGATGGGCGATAGCTGTACAAGCCGACGTATCCCGGGACAACGAAGTCCGGGCCATGATCGAAACCATCGTTCAGCAATTCGGCACCGTGGATGTACTCGTCAACAACGCCAGCATTACCAAGCATATTCCCATCGACGATCTGGAAGCAGTAACCGGGGGAACTTGGGATGAATTGTTCGATGTGAATGTGAAGGGCATGTTCTACTGCGCGCGGGCTGTTGCCCCCCATATGAAGAAAAATAAACAGGGAGCGATCGTCAATCTCGGCAGCATCGCCGGACAAACCGGACTCGGCTCCTCGCTTCCCTATGCCGTATCGAAAGCGGCCGTTCACGGTCTTACGAAATCGTTGGCCCGGGCGCTCGCTCCCGATATTCGGGTCAACTGTGTCGTGCCGGGCGCCGTCGCGACAAGATGGTGGGCCGGCAGGGAAGAACAAATGCGCAGGCTCGCTCCCCATCTTTTATTGCAGCGGATTTCAACCCCCGAGGATATCGCCTCCATGATCTGCACAGTCCTGGAACAGGAAGCGATGACCGGGCAGATTCTCACGGTGGACAGCGGACAGACGTTGTAA
- a CDS encoding LysR family transcriptional regulator: MDLKTLKTFQLIVKYGSFVRAAEEMNYVQSTVTMQIQKLEAELGVQLIERGNGKELRLTEAGRLFHGQSLQIVKNMEQIQTDLANLQLGESGHLRIGVTEPTASYRLPGILKGFMSTYPNIRISVEFGNTPLLSERTLKGELDFSLCSAPDLGTDLYFEPLFKEEFVALMPEDHPLALKEVLSPEDIRDYRLLITSATCPYRRKLEMVMQETGNLTLDTMEIGSMTALKFFAQSGLGIALVPKIIAEPVSAGTTTRIIEGSLIHMTFGLLSKASAYPPQLAGHKLYQYLKQHLAT, translated from the coding sequence GTGGATCTTAAAACCCTTAAAACTTTTCAATTGATCGTGAAATACGGGAGCTTCGTCCGTGCGGCTGAGGAAATGAACTATGTGCAATCGACCGTGACGATGCAAATCCAGAAGCTTGAAGCCGAGCTGGGCGTTCAACTGATCGAACGGGGAAACGGAAAAGAACTTCGGCTGACCGAAGCCGGAAGATTATTTCACGGCCAAAGCCTGCAAATCGTAAAAAACATGGAGCAAATCCAAACGGATCTGGCCAATTTGCAGCTCGGAGAATCGGGGCATCTTCGGATAGGAGTGACGGAGCCGACAGCGAGTTACCGTTTGCCCGGCATTCTGAAGGGGTTTATGTCCACGTATCCGAATATCCGCATTTCCGTGGAGTTCGGGAACACTCCCCTGCTGAGCGAGCGAACCCTCAAAGGAGAGCTTGATTTTTCGCTCTGCTCGGCGCCGGATCTTGGAACCGACCTTTATTTTGAGCCCTTGTTCAAGGAAGAGTTCGTGGCGTTAATGCCTGAAGATCATCCGCTGGCGTTGAAAGAGGTTCTCTCGCCGGAAGATATTCGGGATTATCGCCTGCTGATCACCTCGGCCACCTGTCCGTACCGCAGGAAGCTGGAGATGGTGATGCAGGAAACGGGGAACCTGACGCTTGATACGATGGAGATCGGAAGCATGACGGCGTTGAAATTTTTCGCCCAGAGCGGCCTCGGCATCGCCCTTGTCCCCAAAATTATAGCGGAGCCCGTTTCAGCGGGAACCACCACCCGCATCATCGAAGGAAGCCTGATCCATATGACTTTCGGGCTCCTGTCCAAAGCTTCGGCATATCCGCCGCAGTTGGCCGGGCACAAGCTTTATCAGTATCTGAAGCAGCATCTAGCTACATAA
- a CDS encoding phosphatidate cytidylyltransferase, whose product MNRSLLTLVLIFAVLSVIHLLYYVMGRIQPDKDYTGLGFRIKTWWGMLLIFCLATLFNPVVSLLSLMVLAFFALKEYFSMIKSKKADRRLFLWAYLSIPVQFYWIYIGWYGMFIVFIPIYVFLFLPLPRLINKGTVGFLRSVSRAQWGLMLMVFGLSHLAYFQIATPQYGAGLVLFLVVLTQLGDAVNYLASIYFGKRKVVPTANPNLTWEGFACAFLVTTGASYLIYPYLTPLDPTFGIFSGMLISLSGFFGSLTVSVLKRDLLIGDDDKFDALKKSYLSRVDSLTYTSPVFFHVIRYFFDFM is encoded by the coding sequence GTGAACCGTTCGCTATTAACGCTCGTTCTTATTTTTGCAGTCCTATCCGTCATTCATCTGCTGTATTATGTGATGGGCAGAATTCAGCCGGACAAAGACTATACAGGCCTTGGATTTCGCATTAAGACGTGGTGGGGGATGCTGCTCATTTTTTGCTTGGCCACCCTATTCAACCCGGTCGTTTCGCTCCTTTCCCTCATGGTGCTCGCCTTCTTCGCGCTGAAGGAATATTTCTCCATGATTAAGTCAAAAAAAGCCGACCGCAGACTGTTTCTGTGGGCGTATTTGTCGATTCCCGTGCAGTTCTATTGGATTTATATCGGGTGGTACGGGATGTTTATCGTCTTTATTCCCATCTATGTATTCTTGTTCCTGCCGCTCCCGAGATTGATTAACAAAGGAACGGTCGGATTTCTGCGCAGCGTCAGCCGGGCTCAGTGGGGACTCATGCTAATGGTGTTCGGACTTAGCCACCTGGCCTATTTCCAGATTGCCACGCCGCAGTACGGAGCGGGTCTTGTGCTTTTTCTGGTGGTATTGACGCAGCTTGGCGATGCTGTAAACTATCTCGCATCCATCTATTTCGGCAAGCGGAAAGTCGTCCCGACCGCCAATCCGAATTTGACGTGGGAAGGCTTCGCATGCGCTTTTCTCGTAACGACGGGGGCCTCGTATCTGATCTACCCTTACCTGACGCCGCTTGACCCGACTTTCGGTATCTTCTCCGGTATGCTGATCAGTCTGAGCGGTTTCTTCGGCAGCTTGACGGTTTCCGTACTGAAGCGGGATTTGTTAATCGGCGATGACGATAAGTTCGATGCGTTGAAAAAAAGCTACTTAAGCCGGGTCGACAGCCTGACCTACACTTCGCCGGTCTTTTTCCATGTGATCCGTTATTTTTTCGATTTTATGTAG
- a CDS encoding DinB family protein, with amino-acid sequence MVHAKNVLSNQLLSNANDPSWHIPFMQAVRDITEEEAFWKPCQDSSSIAELTQHLLYWNDTWQTRYRQRRMDAVPPVGDNNNSFVIPENTTFRELSAELLKVLLGWQELLSEESLEAEVAGFPEPAKWWEIISNAATHNAYHIGQMVYIRKLWMGNMRE; translated from the coding sequence ATGGTTCATGCAAAGAATGTCCTTAGCAATCAATTATTATCCAATGCGAATGATCCAAGCTGGCATATCCCGTTCATGCAGGCGGTCCGAGACATCACGGAGGAAGAAGCCTTTTGGAAGCCTTGTCAAGACAGCAGCAGTATCGCTGAGCTTACACAGCATTTGCTGTATTGGAATGATACGTGGCAGACCAGATACCGCCAGCGCCGGATGGATGCTGTGCCCCCTGTAGGAGATAACAACAACAGCTTTGTCATACCGGAGAACACCACATTTCGTGAGTTAAGTGCAGAGCTTCTAAAGGTGCTTTTAGGGTGGCAAGAGCTGCTGTCCGAAGAAAGCCTGGAAGCCGAGGTGGCAGGATTTCCGGAGCCGGCTAAATGGTGGGAGATCATCAGCAACGCGGCAACCCACAATGCCTATCATATCGGCCAAATGGTTTATATCCGCAAGCTTTGGATGGGGAATATGAGGGAATAA
- a CDS encoding B12-binding domain-containing radical SAM protein gives MKKKILLIQPENEKINRFRRKQFNNFVQITMPYLAGFIDESKYEIILVDEYRQRIPFRRTFDLVAITVNTPNAYHCYEVAEKFRAHGAKVVMGGPHVTLLPEEASQHCDSILIGEAEATWPAFLEDFYTGQERAVYRSEGIPVLKNLPLPRWDLLKRNPLMKGAVFATRGCPYRCAYCNLKQIYHDRFRVRPIPEVIREISLMKSKFFVFWDDNFFADKAHAIELMESLKPLGKKWAAQVTLADCNDDELLERAREAGCLYLFVGLESFSPSALRGVNKGINRVHSYRDIIGKLHKHKIMIQAGIVFGFDEDTPATFRHTLEACEELGIDGVTVSLLTPLPRTPVYAGMKEERRLLNEDWSLYNGKTDVVFRPRNMTSEELLEGYLDFRRRFYSLPSFIRRMKVSRTHLFYNFIINLGYRLALKR, from the coding sequence ATGAAGAAAAAGATTCTGCTGATTCAGCCCGAGAACGAGAAGATCAACCGGTTCAGAAGGAAGCAGTTCAATAACTTCGTCCAGATCACGATGCCGTATTTGGCGGGGTTCATCGATGAGAGCAAATATGAGATCATACTGGTGGATGAGTACCGGCAGCGAATCCCTTTCCGCCGCACGTTTGATCTGGTCGCCATCACCGTGAATACGCCGAACGCCTACCACTGCTACGAGGTCGCGGAGAAGTTCCGGGCACATGGGGCCAAGGTGGTCATGGGCGGACCGCATGTTACGCTGCTGCCGGAGGAGGCTTCGCAGCACTGCGACAGTATCCTGATCGGTGAAGCGGAAGCGACCTGGCCGGCGTTTCTGGAGGATTTTTATACAGGACAAGAACGGGCCGTCTACCGGTCAGAGGGCATACCCGTTCTGAAGAATCTTCCTTTGCCGAGATGGGATCTCCTAAAGAGAAACCCGCTGATGAAGGGCGCGGTGTTTGCGACACGGGGCTGCCCTTACCGCTGCGCGTACTGCAATCTGAAGCAAATTTACCACGACCGCTTCCGCGTCCGGCCGATTCCTGAGGTTATCCGCGAAATCTCACTGATGAAATCGAAGTTTTTCGTGTTCTGGGACGATAATTTTTTTGCGGATAAAGCCCACGCCATCGAACTGATGGAGAGCCTGAAGCCCTTGGGCAAAAAATGGGCGGCACAGGTGACCCTCGCCGATTGCAATGACGACGAGCTGCTGGAGCGGGCAAGGGAAGCGGGCTGTTTGTATCTGTTCGTTGGGCTGGAGTCCTTCTCGCCATCCGCATTGCGGGGCGTCAACAAAGGGATCAACCGGGTCCATTCGTACCGTGATATCATAGGGAAGCTGCACAAGCACAAGATCATGATCCAGGCCGGCATTGTATTCGGCTTTGACGAGGATACGCCGGCTACCTTCCGGCATACGCTGGAGGCCTGCGAGGAGCTGGGAATCGACGGAGTGACCGTCAGCCTGCTCACACCGCTTCCCCGAACGCCCGTCTATGCCGGGATGAAAGAGGAGCGGAGGCTGCTGAATGAAGACTGGAGCCTGTACAACGGGAAGACGGATGTCGTGTTCCGTCCCCGGAATATGACCTCGGAGGAGCTGCTTGAGGGCTACCTCGATTTTCGCCGCAGGTTCTATTCGCTGCCCTCATTTATCAGGAGGATGAAGGTTTCAAGGACGCATCTCTTTTACAATTTCATTATCAATCTGGGATACCGATTGGCCCTCAAGCGTTAA
- a CDS encoding sigma-70 family RNA polymerase sigma factor, whose amino-acid sequence MNHPNQDSQLAALVLAGSREAYSQLYERTITEVYRTVRFLIGGSSDTDDVVQEIYIQMYRSLGQYDAARPFRPWLMGVAMRQIRAYRRKRWNQIRLIKKAQQSGIIADYDFSGEVVDKVSYRPLIASVERLPYKLKQVVILHYLNEYSQEEIADALGIPLGTVKSRIHSALKKLRSKRSSEILLMGKVEDLHEA is encoded by the coding sequence ATGAATCATCCAAACCAAGATTCGCAGCTCGCAGCGCTTGTGCTTGCCGGCAGCCGTGAAGCGTACAGCCAGCTGTATGAAAGAACGATAACCGAGGTGTACCGAACCGTCCGTTTCCTCATTGGCGGGTCATCCGATACGGATGATGTCGTCCAGGAGATTTATATCCAGATGTACCGGTCTCTTGGGCAGTATGATGCAGCGCGGCCTTTTCGTCCGTGGCTGATGGGGGTGGCTATGCGGCAAATCCGGGCTTACCGGAGAAAGAGGTGGAATCAAATCCGTCTGATTAAAAAAGCGCAGCAGAGCGGGATCATCGCGGATTACGATTTTTCGGGGGAAGTGGTAGACAAAGTATCGTACCGTCCCCTAATCGCAAGCGTGGAACGCCTTCCGTACAAGCTGAAGCAGGTCGTGATTCTGCACTATTTAAATGAGTACTCCCAGGAGGAAATTGCGGATGCGCTGGGCATCCCTCTTGGAACGGTAAAGTCCCGTATCCACTCCGCCTTGAAGAAGCTGCGCAGCAAGCGGAGCAGCGAGATTTTGCTTATGGGAAAGGTGGAGGATTTGCATGAAGCTTGA
- a CDS encoding DUF3600 domain-containing protein has translation MKKWIAAGILAAVLLVPTGAYAGYHYIADSIYGSQKQIEQKGGTLEQYDHLEEKLQAAKQSFEPQEFAKLTVLLKKLGDYNLKIADDKGALHPERLSPEEQEAYKKLNAELEPYFEKLNAEGAGNGGVKETGQQADSAAFWKEALACGEKNLSSQELAKVKGIIGEIQKIEVKPDGSARAFTAEEAEHLKELIRQLEPYQDQLGIMLKPAS, from the coding sequence ATGAAAAAATGGATTGCGGCAGGCATCCTGGCCGCCGTGCTGCTCGTTCCTACAGGAGCATATGCCGGGTACCATTATATCGCGGACTCGATATACGGCTCGCAGAAGCAGATTGAGCAAAAGGGTGGCACCCTGGAGCAGTATGACCATTTGGAGGAGAAGCTGCAAGCGGCGAAACAGAGCTTTGAACCGCAGGAGTTCGCGAAGCTGACGGTCCTGCTTAAAAAGTTGGGCGATTATAACCTCAAGATAGCCGATGACAAGGGAGCGCTGCATCCCGAGCGGCTGAGCCCTGAAGAGCAGGAAGCCTATAAGAAGCTTAACGCGGAGCTTGAACCTTATTTTGAGAAATTGAACGCGGAGGGAGCCGGGAATGGGGGCGTGAAGGAAACCGGGCAGCAGGCGGACAGCGCTGCGTTCTGGAAAGAGGCGCTGGCCTGTGGGGAGAAGAACCTCAGCAGTCAGGAACTTGCCAAAGTGAAAGGGATCATCGGCGAAATTCAAAAGATAGAGGTAAAGCCGGACGGCAGCGCCCGGGCGTTTACGGCTGAAGAGGCCGAGCATCTTAAAGAACTGATCCGGCAGCTGGAACCCTACCAAGATCAATTGGGGATTATGCTGAAGCCGGCTTCCTGA
- a CDS encoding TetR/AcrR family transcriptional regulator, translated as MDTKRGRPRNVEAEKAILSASYDLLLETGFGAVTVEKIAERAKVSKATIYKWWPNKAAVVMAGYLCAASERLPIPDTGSVYDDIIIHASNLARFLSTREGKVITELIGEGQFDPGLAEAYRAEFFHPRRLEARQLLERGAQRGELREGLDISLCIDLLYGPIFYRLLITGENLEETVIKNLITYGFEGIKSR; from the coding sequence ATGGATACCAAAAGAGGACGTCCACGCAATGTCGAAGCCGAAAAGGCTATTCTGAGCGCCTCCTATGACCTGCTGCTCGAAACCGGATTTGGTGCCGTAACGGTTGAAAAAATTGCGGAACGGGCCAAGGTCAGCAAAGCGACCATTTATAAATGGTGGCCCAATAAAGCTGCCGTCGTCATGGCCGGCTACCTGTGCGCGGCTTCCGAAAGACTGCCGATACCCGATACCGGGTCGGTGTATGACGATATCATCATTCATGCCTCGAATTTGGCCAGATTTCTGTCAACCCGGGAAGGGAAAGTCATTACCGAGCTGATCGGTGAGGGACAATTTGATCCGGGGTTGGCTGAAGCCTACCGGGCGGAATTTTTCCATCCTCGGCGGCTTGAGGCGCGGCAGCTTCTTGAGCGGGGAGCCCAGCGTGGTGAACTGAGAGAAGGCTTGGATATCTCATTATGTATTGATCTCTTGTACGGACCCATTTTTTATAGACTGTTAATTACCGGCGAAAATCTGGAGGAAACGGTTATAAAAAATTTAATAACCTATGGATTCGAGGGGATCAAATCACGCTAA
- a CDS encoding MFS transporter — protein MNHSQSEVKRVPNWIMLLLAISCGLIVANLYYAQPLVGPISEATGLSPGAAGLIVTLTQIGYVLGLLFIVPLSDLIENRRLAVSALIVVVCALIAAALATNATIFLAASLFIGLGSVTAQILVPYAAYLASEEQRGRVVGNVMSGLLLGIMFARPAASFLADLFGWKVIFWLSAGIIALLTLLLSRALPERKPAPTLKYAQLIGSLGALWRGTPVLRRRAFYQAFLFGSFSLFWTVVPMRLSGYFHLSQQGIALFALAGVAGAVAAPIAGRLADRGWTRMLTGLAITIAAASFLLSYLVRGNSAVSLALLLLAAIVLDMGVSGNLVLGQRAIYSLGSESRGRLNGLFMAIFFVGGALGSFLGGWSYAYGGWSSAALLGLLMPVLALLYFFTEHKQSAAALVNHGGGTVAEK, from the coding sequence ATGAATCACTCGCAGTCTGAAGTTAAACGTGTGCCGAACTGGATCATGCTGCTGCTGGCCATATCGTGCGGCCTTATCGTTGCCAATCTTTATTATGCTCAACCTTTGGTGGGACCCATCAGCGAGGCTACGGGTTTGTCGCCCGGCGCGGCGGGATTAATTGTAACGTTGACGCAAATCGGTTATGTACTCGGATTGTTGTTCATCGTTCCGCTTAGTGATCTTATCGAAAATCGGCGTCTGGCAGTTTCCGCGTTGATCGTCGTCGTGTGTGCTCTGATTGCAGCGGCGCTGGCGACGAATGCAACGATTTTTCTGGCGGCGTCTTTATTTATCGGACTTGGATCTGTAACAGCGCAAATTCTTGTTCCTTATGCCGCTTATCTGGCATCGGAAGAGCAGCGCGGCCGCGTCGTAGGCAATGTAATGAGCGGACTGCTGCTGGGGATTATGTTTGCCCGTCCGGCGGCAAGCTTTCTGGCCGACCTCTTTGGATGGAAAGTTATATTTTGGCTGTCGGCTGGAATCATTGCCTTGCTGACCCTTCTTCTGTCTCGCGCACTTCCTGAGCGCAAGCCCGCGCCAACCCTGAAATATGCCCAATTGATAGGATCGTTGGGAGCTCTATGGAGAGGAACGCCTGTTTTGCGCCGCAGAGCCTTTTATCAAGCTTTTCTATTTGGCTCCTTCAGTCTTTTTTGGACCGTTGTCCCGATGCGGTTATCCGGATATTTTCATTTGTCACAGCAAGGAATCGCCTTATTTGCCCTGGCCGGTGTGGCTGGAGCTGTAGCTGCGCCTATCGCCGGGAGACTGGCTGACCGGGGCTGGACCCGAATGCTGACAGGTCTGGCTATAACGATTGCCGCTGCATCTTTTTTACTCTCGTATCTGGTCCGTGGCAATTCTGCCGTATCTCTGGCCTTGCTGCTTCTTGCCGCAATCGTACTGGACATGGGAGTTTCCGGTAATCTTGTGCTGGGGCAGCGTGCTATCTATTCCTTGGGGAGTGAGTCCAGAGGGCGTCTGAACGGCCTGTTTATGGCTATATTCTTTGTCGGCGGGGCATTAGGCTCTTTCCTGGGGGGCTGGTCATATGCTTACGGCGGCTGGTCCTCGGCAGCCTTGTTAGGCTTGCTGATGCCGGTTTTGGCCCTGCTGTACTTTTTTACAGAACACAAGCAGTCGGCGGCTGCGCTGGTTAACCATGGCGGCGGAACCGTCGCCGAGAAATAA
- a CDS encoding outer membrane lipoprotein-sorting protein: MRRIVWVLAVIMSVALLMTGCGKKDASSVVKDLNDVADKLESKTGAYQGAGTMTLYTGEQPQEYKVEVWYKNPSYYRISLANVQKNLTQIVLRNDEGVFVLTPSLGKSFRFQSDWPDNQGQVYLYQTLVKGIVTDNNRQFVADKDSYIFDVAANYQSSALVRQKIWLDKKTYGPKEVQVSDAEAKVVVDVKFDKFTFTPEFTADSFDMQKNMASQGASENTVAEVDENGNPLPAADTQDGTQAQASAQLGDFGIIEPGYTPDGVKFKDSNKVENSDDHAVLLRYEGIYQYTIMESRPLDQAVSLAPGEGVDLGFTLGLLTGAEDEQQTLTWMGDGLQYRITSANLPLSEMMEIAVSMQDQAGK; this comes from the coding sequence ATGCGCCGGATAGTATGGGTACTCGCGGTCATTATGAGCGTGGCCCTTCTGATGACGGGGTGCGGAAAGAAGGATGCCTCGTCCGTGGTCAAGGATTTGAACGACGTGGCCGACAAGCTGGAGAGCAAGACGGGAGCTTATCAGGGGGCGGGCACGATGACCCTGTATACCGGAGAGCAGCCGCAGGAGTACAAGGTTGAGGTATGGTACAAAAATCCGTCGTATTACCGGATCAGCCTGGCCAACGTGCAGAAGAACCTGACGCAGATCGTGCTGCGCAACGATGAAGGCGTGTTCGTGCTGACTCCGAGTCTCGGCAAGAGCTTCCGGTTCCAGAGCGACTGGCCGGACAATCAGGGGCAGGTCTACCTGTACCAGACGCTGGTGAAAGGCATCGTCACCGACAACAACCGCCAGTTCGTGGCCGACAAGGACAGCTACATATTCGACGTTGCGGCCAATTACCAGAGCAGCGCCCTGGTGCGGCAGAAGATTTGGCTGGACAAAAAGACTTACGGGCCCAAAGAGGTGCAGGTATCGGATGCGGAAGCCAAGGTCGTGGTCGATGTGAAGTTCGATAAATTCACCTTTACCCCCGAGTTTACGGCCGATTCGTTTGACATGCAGAAGAATATGGCTTCGCAAGGCGCTTCGGAAAATACGGTAGCCGAGGTTGATGAGAACGGCAACCCTCTGCCTGCCGCGGATACTCAGGATGGAACGCAGGCACAGGCAAGCGCGCAGCTTGGCGACTTCGGCATCATCGAGCCGGGGTACACCCCGGATGGCGTGAAGTTCAAGGATTCCAATAAAGTCGAGAATAGCGACGACCATGCCGTGCTTCTGCGGTATGAAGGAATTTACCAGTACACGATTATGGAATCGCGTCCGCTCGATCAGGCCGTGTCGCTTGCGCCGGGAGAAGGCGTTGACCTTGGCTTCACCCTTGGTCTTCTGACCGGGGCCGAGGATGAGCAGCAGACCTTGACCTGGATGGGCGACGGGCTCCAGTACCGGATCACAAGCGCGAACCTTCCGCTTAGTGAAATGATGGAAATCGCCGTGTCTATGCAGGATCAAGCGGGTAAATAA
- the alr gene encoding alanine racemase, with amino-acid sequence MQESYRPTVAEIDLDALRANYESFRQHLSAGMKFMVCVKGNAYGHGAVEVTRELERLSADYVSVAFLDEAIELRQAGIGLPILVLGYTPPEAIEAAWENDVTVTLFTPEVLEAASKLPVNDSRKLKVHIKIDSGMGRLGLLPADARPFIEEAQRVRQLELEGMFTHFAKADEADKSYTLEQYRRFMSVTEALRERQIHIPIIHTGNSATAIDTPHLSPNMVRVGVSIYGFYPSTEVNRQQVKLHPVMTLKTKAVYVKSLPESWGISYGTRYRADSGEYIATLPIGYADGYSRMLSGKAEVLIRGRRVPVVGTICMDQCMVSLKSFAKEAEQIKAGEEVVLIGSQAGGSITADELALHLGTIHYEVTCMLAHRVPRVYIREGSAPRLVNALLQSGSPNPVG; translated from the coding sequence GTGCAAGAAAGCTATCGACCGACCGTAGCCGAGATTGATTTGGATGCTTTGCGCGCAAATTACGAAAGCTTCCGCCAGCATTTGTCGGCGGGTATGAAGTTTATGGTTTGCGTCAAAGGAAATGCCTACGGTCATGGGGCAGTGGAAGTGACGCGGGAACTTGAACGCCTGAGTGCGGATTATGTCAGTGTGGCTTTTCTGGACGAGGCGATCGAGCTGCGTCAGGCGGGAATCGGCCTGCCGATTCTGGTGCTTGGCTATACGCCCCCGGAAGCCATTGAGGCCGCCTGGGAGAACGACGTAACCGTGACGCTTTTTACTCCTGAAGTGCTGGAGGCGGCATCGAAGCTTCCTGTGAATGACAGCCGGAAGCTGAAGGTGCACATCAAGATCGACAGCGGCATGGGCCGACTCGGACTTCTTCCGGCCGATGCGCGGCCGTTCATTGAAGAGGCGCAGCGCGTTCGGCAGTTGGAATTGGAGGGGATGTTCACCCATTTTGCCAAAGCGGATGAAGCAGACAAAAGCTATACACTGGAGCAGTACCGACGGTTCATGAGCGTGACGGAAGCGCTTCGGGAAAGACAGATCCACATCCCGATCATACATACGGGCAATAGCGCTACGGCCATTGATACCCCGCATTTATCTCCGAACATGGTTCGCGTGGGCGTCAGCATATACGGATTCTATCCGTCGACCGAGGTGAACCGGCAGCAGGTGAAGCTGCACCCGGTCATGACGCTGAAGACTAAGGCTGTATATGTCAAAAGCCTGCCGGAGAGCTGGGGCATCAGCTACGGCACCCGCTACCGCGCAGATAGCGGCGAATATATCGCCACGCTGCCCATAGGGTACGCAGACGGATATTCCCGCATGCTGAGCGGCAAGGCAGAGGTGTTAATACGCGGCCGCCGCGTTCCTGTCGTCGGAACCATCTGCATGGACCAGTGTATGGTATCGCTCAAATCTTTCGCCAAAGAGGCGGAACAAATCAAAGCCGGCGAAGAGGTTGTACTCATCGGCAGTCAGGCTGGCGGCTCCATTACGGCAGACGAGCTGGCTCTCCATCTTGGAACGATACACTATGAGGTGACCTGCATGCTGGCCCACCGGGTGCCGCGCGTTTATATCCGCGAAGGCTCGGCTCCCCGCCTGGTAAATGCCTTACTGCAATCCGGAAGCCCCAATCCTGTAGGATAA
- a CDS encoding CopG family ribbon-helix-helix protein yields the protein MANLQNTKRIMISLPDHLLQEVDGIVQMENSNRSELIRQAMKLYLSERRKRSIRESMQRGYMEMAKINLTMACEAFLAEEDADSTLGRLVSGV from the coding sequence TTGGCCAATTTGCAAAACACCAAAAGAATCATGATCAGCTTGCCCGATCATCTCTTGCAGGAGGTGGACGGAATTGTCCAGATGGAAAATTCCAACCGCAGTGAATTGATCCGGCAGGCCATGAAGCTGTATCTCAGCGAACGGAGGAAGCGTTCCATCAGGGAGTCCATGCAGCGTGGATACATGGAAATGGCCAAGATTAACTTGACCATGGCATGTGAAGCGTTCCTAGCCGAGGAAGATGCAGACAGCACTCTTGGCCGCTTAGTAAGCGGGGTGTAG
- a CDS encoding type II toxin-antitoxin system PemK/MazF family toxin, translating into MIVKRGDVFFADLSPVVGSEQGGVRPVLVIQNDIGNRFSPTVIVAAITAQIQKAKLPTHVEIEAASHGFDRDSVILLEQVRTIDKQRLTDKITHLDDETMKKVDDSLQISLGLIDF; encoded by the coding sequence TTGATCGTAAAACGCGGCGACGTTTTTTTTGCCGACCTTTCGCCAGTAGTGGGCTCGGAGCAAGGCGGGGTAAGGCCCGTGCTGGTTATTCAGAACGATATTGGCAATCGCTTCAGTCCTACGGTAATTGTTGCGGCAATTACCGCACAAATTCAGAAGGCCAAGCTGCCCACCCATGTAGAGATTGAAGCGGCGTCCCACGGGTTTGACCGGGATTCCGTCATTCTGCTGGAGCAGGTCCGGACGATCGACAAGCAGCGCTTGACGGATAAGATCACCCACCTGGATGACGAAACGATGAAAAAGGTGGATGACTCGCTGCAAATCAGCTTGGGGCTGATTGATTTTTAA